A single region of the Manihot esculenta cultivar AM560-2 chromosome 12, M.esculenta_v8, whole genome shotgun sequence genome encodes:
- the LOC110627956 gene encoding probable WRKY transcription factor 75: MENFTPFLPLSSSVATPMSLNMGSSQGFTDYFQATNENAFLGLIQEMEDHRPVVGGLNGENSNRSSQNKSVSGSENEDELLGKKKKKGSSSEKKMRKHRYAFQTRSRVDILDDGYRWRKYGQKAVKNNKFPRSYYRCTHKGCNVKKQVQRLTRDEEIVVTTYEGMHSHPIEKSMDNFEHILTQMQIYNSF, from the exons ATGGAGAATTTCACACCATTTTTGCCGCTTTCATCTTCAGTGGCAACACCCATGTCATTGAACATGGGCAGTTCTCAAGGTTTTACAGACTACTTTCAAGCTACCAATGAAAATGCGTTCTTAGGCTTGATCCAGGAGATGGAAGATCATCGTCCTGTGGTTGGTGGTTTAAATGGTGAAAATAGCAACAGATCTTCTCAGAATAAAAGCGTTAGTGGGTCTGAAAATGAAGATGAATTattggggaagaagaagaagaagggatcatcatcagagaagaagatgagaAAACATAGATATGCCTTTCAAACAAGGAGCAGAGTTGATATTCTTGATGATGGGTATAGATGGAGAAAGTATGGCCAAAAGGCTGTCAAGAACAATAAGTTTCCAAG AAGCTATTACCGGTGTACTCACAAAGGTTGCAATGTCAAAAAGCAAGTTCAAAGATTGACAAGAGATGAAGAAATTGTTGTCACAACCTATGAAGGAATGCATTCTCATCCAATTGAAAAGTCTATGGATAACTTTGAGCACATCTTGACCCAAATGCAAATCTACAATTCCTTTTAA